The sequence ATGGAACGTGGGTCCTCTGCCCCGGATCACCGCGCCGGCCCTCGATCCGCGTCCGCGACAGCCCGATCTCGCGTGTGGATTGGGTACCCCTCTGCCCCAGATCGTCGCCTCCGCCCGGCATCAGCGTCCGTGTCCGCGTTGTGGCGTCCGCAGTCTCCATGGAAGGCAATCCCGTGCGTGGATTAGGCACCCCTCTGCTGGCGCCAGCACCGCCCATTCGGGACCACGCGCAGCCCTCGCCGTGCCATGCGCCACCATTGGCCTCCTCAGGTGGGACTTCCCCTTTCGAATTCTCAGATCTGAGGCCGCCGCCGGATCTAGAGGTGACAACGATTTCCCCGAGTTCAAGCGCCATTGACCGCAGCAAGACCTGAAGGACACCAGTGCTTCCTTGATTCCATCCTAGACGAACCGAGGCCCCCAAATCAGGTTTGATTCGTAGTTATCTTTTGCTCCAATGACTTCTGGATGCTTGGGCCACTTGCACAGCTGAACCACATGTGCTAGGCTCGATTTGGTTTTGGGATGAGTTAGGGTTTTGTATTGTAGCAAGATCTTGTATCTCTAACTAAAGAATTAATATGTATTGACGATTAAGTGAATTATAGATCAGCAGGCTATATTTAATTTGGCCCGTAGCCCCGCGGATGTGACTTTTGCCACCTCCATGCGACTGATAGGCTCTCTTTGAGATCGGTATATTGAGTTGTCCAGTTGAGCTCCTTGCTGATCTTTGTTGGGTCGCTGTATACTTCTGCATAATCTCCTGGCCTTCTGTTGAGGTACTCAATTTTGATGTAGACCCCAATTGCCTTCTTGCAGGCATCAACAAACTCATTAACCGAGCGACCTGAAAGACATGCATATATCAGAGCAAAGTGATAATGACGCCACAAGAGAAGACTTCAGGGATGATTTACTTCAGTCTTACAGCTTGACGCACAAATCACTATTGACCCTACGAAAATTATTTTGTTTAAATACTACAAAGATATGCTGTCACAGATTAACTGTTTGCGGCCTCTATGTCTTGTTACCATGTAAGTTAAGCAAAGTATTTATTACAACCTGTGCAGTGTATAAACCTCCATATGAGCAAATAATAATTATTCAAACCTCTTCCTGTTCCAACATTGTAAATGCCGACTTTTCTAGGCTCTGCTTGTTGAGTGCTTTCACATGAGCATCAAGTAAATCTGTGACATCAATATAATCTCTTATGCAGGTTCCATCAGTTGTGGGATAATCTGTTCCTTTAATCTACAGGAAGGTCATGCATAACCATCAGCTCAATCTTATAGCGCGCTTTGACAACAAAGTGCTCTATATTTTTCTCCGTTGCTCTAGGAACCCTTTGTGCCCACATCACCATATGACAATAATAGCTACAAGTTAAGGAATAAATAAACACACAATTTATAGAGCTAAAAACAAGATCTTGCTGCGATGGTATTAGTGTTATGGTGATATTTTACCATGGATTTTGCATATCATATTGATGTTTGTCGTTTCGTATCTATGTTTTGTACTAATTTATAACTTTCGTGGCAATTGGAATGCATTTGCTACAGGTTGTCCACCAATTGGATCTACTGCAACAAGTGCTCCTCCACTCGCGTGCATGTATAAAATGGCAGGGGTTCTACCAACAATCAACACACCTGTGAAGTGAAGCTGGGACGTGTAGGTTGATCCACGACGTGTGCATTTGTAGGAACCCTGATTTTGGTATGGTTTCTACACTCAAATTCATCAGTATGATATAAGACAATTTGTTTACATTAATTCTCATTGTGTGACCATTTGAAATATGTTTTGCTATTTGAAAGTTCAAGAAAAACATGATGCCTTCAATAGTTTCATGTACTTCTTGTGTTTCTTTTCAAATTTCTTTAGTTTGTCTTTTATATCCAGTTAGCTTGAAGACCTGTATTTTCAAATTCCTCCTCGTCCGGCGCCGCCTCACGGCAGCTGCGGCGGCGGCATGATGAACGAGAAGAGCAGGTAGAGGGAGAGGAGTGCCCGGACTGCGGTGGGACTAGCCTCTGTGGCCGCTGCAAAGGAGAGGGCTTCGTCTTCAAGTAGCTCTCGAAGGATATGACCACCAGGGAACACAAGGTCGCCAAGAACATGGCCACCAAATACACTTTAGGTACTGTTACGTCGTTAATTAATTCCTTGCTTGCATATCTACATATCCATCCTCACCACTCACCAAGCAAGAACATGACCAATTCTAATTGCAATGCATCTGTTGCAGGCTGTCCACCATTGGACCTACTGCAACAAGTGCTCCTCCACCCGCGTGCATGTATAAAATGGCAGGGGTTCTACCAACAATCAACACACCTGTGAAGCGAAGCTGGGACGTGTAGGTGGATCCACGACGCGTGCATCTGTAGGAACCCTGATTTTGGTATGGTTTCTACATTCAAATTCATCAGTATGATATAAGACAATCTGTTTACAAGTTTTGGTAAGGTTTACAATTATGGTATGTCTTTGACATTCTGGCCGGTATTTAAGAGTAGCCCTCTCTTCATATCATTGAAAGGTAAAACTATTAGTGGCACACATTGGTTTTTTCCTTTGTTTTCAACATGTAACATTATATTAGGGGTATGTGTAGTTTAGGGTAAGTAATATACTCCTTTGTGCTCAGTAAGTAATTGATAGAAGGTAGAAACATATGTGCTGTTTAGGGTTTACCTCTTTATGATTTCTGGCTAGCCACAATATTTTCACATTGCAAATCAAGTCCTTAGTACCCTGGTAATCAAACTAAAATGACAGAGCATCAAGCAAATTCATTGTGCACCTGCATGTTGTATGTTAAATAAATAAATTTTTGCAGGGGTTCTACCAACTATCAACACACCTGTGTTTTGTCAGAGCATCAGGAAAAGAGTATCACTAATTCACTATGTGTTGTAGGTATCCACTAACTTTGTTGGACTAAAGAGCCCAGACCAATCGACCCATTTTCGTGGAGGTCATCATCCTTCTTTGTTGAGCCATCTGGGTGACCTTGCAAATTGGATAAGTGCCAAAGAATACCTACTGCATATGAATTTTGAGCCTTTATCAGGAGCTGAATAAGAACTTTGTTCATAGAATCACACTGTTTATCTATAGACACCCACAATAGAATACCTACTGCTCATTATGGAGAAAACATTCTTGTGATACCCCTCACATGGCAGCCACAATTGTGCTAAGTGTGAAGATATAACAATTTCTTGAAGGGGTGTTAACATAAATATGTTTGTTGAATTCCACCATCACTTAAGcattcattttactgttagtttGAATTGCAATCCCTCATAATTTTATCATGTGTGCTTAACTGCTTATGCATATACATATCTTGATAGGATTTTGTATGGAACTGCAAAGCCTGTTTTAAGAAGAATTTCTAGCAAAATTTTGGATGCACAATCAACACCTCAAAACTCTCTCAGCTTTGTAACCTTCAGTTACGTTTCTCTGAACCTTTGCTTCAATCATGTGATTTATTTATCTATGTGCCTTCAATTACTACAAAAGGTTTGTCTAGCCATGGCTCCTTACTGTTTACGTTTGTTTGTTTTTATTTTTTCATGCCATGACAAAGAAAACACTATCATTATCAAATATTCAAACACATAGAGTTGGTAAAAGTTTGACTACGATATTGATGATCTTTCTTGGTCTAATTGGAGTTTTTGCACCTATTCATAGGCTAGAGAGTTTATGCACTGTCCTCCTATTTTGGATACACTTTCTGTTAACAAAAATGCTACACAGTTGCATTCTACTTACCTTGTGATTTTGATGGAGCTCTGTTGTTGTGCTTTTTTGACATTTGTTGGTCCTTTGAGCATTAGGTCTGCATCATGCATTATGTTGTTCTCTATTGATCTCTATATCCCATATTGTGGAGATCACTAAAATGTTAGTAAGTTAACTTCTATTCACACTTTCAATTCCATCGTCCGTGAAAATTGATAAATATGAATGTGTTGACTTGACTCCATTTTATCTTCTCATTTGAGCTTGTATTCTTATTTTTGAAGACATTGCTGCCCTGCACTGAGATTTCTATTGTTAATAACCAATGTGCTATTTAAATTTTGATTTATTCCTTACGAATGTCTACTGGTTTCAGGAAAGTGTTGAGAGAGGTGGCATCTAGAGGACGTCATGTCGAACGTGTGAATTTTTTTAGAAATATGTATATTTGTGTGAAGCTTTTTAGAAACTTGACTCCATTTTATTTTCTATGTCCCTCTCGGCTTTGTTTCCTATCATTTCCATGACTTGCTATGCATTTGCACTATATTTGGCATGTCTAAAACCGCTACACAAAACTTGCTATATATTTTGTCTAAAAATACTATATCCTTGTTATGCTTGCTTGATCTTTATTTTTTCTGGTCTTCTATTCTTGTGTGGTCTATCAAGAGTGAGGCAATTATATAAGGATATATGCTTTGTCAGTATTGTCTGAGTCTTTGAGCGTAGCAGCAAAAGTCTTGGCACATCATTGTTTTAGTTATTATGACCTAAATAACCCAGTTTATATATAGAGCTCGTGGCAATGGAAGTCCCACGATAGGACGATGGAGCTCGTGGCATCAAGTGGTGTCGCGCTCAGGCTCGCGCTCATCTGCAACAAGACACTATTTCCCGTGAGGATTCCTATCACCATTGCGCTCATGTCGCGAATACCTTGAGCTATTGGAGGCTCGTTAATTTGtgttccgtcgcaacgcacgggcatataactagtatatatatagggcaggtataacgggagccctgggcttcgaatattaaaggaagcccaggtcggCTCCGAGGTCTGGTCCGCTGAGACAGGCGCGCCTGTGTTTAACGTAGTCCAGACAGGCGGCATGCAGGACGGACGGCGCCGTTACACGGTTGTTTTTAATGGCAAGGCGGTAAACATATGGTAAAGGCGCGGAATTATAGGGAATAGTTTCCACATGCAAACGTGCTTACTATGTTACGTGGGTGCGAAATTTATGGATCTTGCATGGGGTGTAATGGCGGCAGGTAAATATAACGTAGAATAAGATGTTGAAAGATATGGCATAAAACCGAAACGACACAAAAGTTGCATAAATAGTATATACCGTTTGGCGTAAAACGTTAAGACATTGTGCGTAAATAGTGTATTATGGATATTAGTTTGACATTGACATCGCCATAATATCGGGACAGTTTCGGAAATAATGGGGAGACCCTGTAAACATGGATGCGGTTACTTGTATAGTATCCGTGATTTCCTTTCATCCGAAAAAACACCACAAATCCTGCATAACTATTTGGAGGTGGAGATGGCTGGCTCTGGAGAGTCGTCGGCGGTGGTAGGAGATGGCGTTCGTCTTGATCCAGAGACAGAGGGAGTAGTTGATGGTAACTCACTGGTCACACCACCTCCTGCTCTACTGGGTCCTGTGATCGACGAGATGAGCATAGGGGAAGAAGGAGAACAAAGGGTTCGACCTCCTATGTCCAATATTAGCTCCAGGGAGATGGATACGCCTCAAATACTGCATTCACATGTAAGTCCAATTTTTGTATTTGATTCTTGATTGATTAGATTGTTATGAACATATTCCATGGTACAAACAACAATGTCAATGAATTTGCAGGAAAAAACATTGATCCAACTATAGTGCCAACGATAGGGATGACTTTCaaggatgttgatgatgcatataaattctataaaagatatgcatatgaagttcgatttccactgaagaaatacagagagaagacgttcagtaagtggataaattgttcacgtgaaggtaaaagtgcgccaaaatcaaatgatacacctaggatgaggAATAGGACTTCGGGGCGTACGCAATGTAAGGCTggaataaaattaaaaaaaatatatATGATGATAAAAAAATGGTTGTAGCTGCAAAAATTGAACTGGTAAACTTGGAGCATAaccatgagttcataactgacgaaGCAGAGAAACAACATTTACATTGCAACAAAAGTAGGGATGCTGAGTTCATAAATTTTGTTGATGCAATGCATGATAGCCGAGTGCCGCAGCATTGCATAGTTGATTTTATATCAGAAATGCATGATGGGCCGGAGAACGTACCAGTAACTGCTCAAGATCTGAAAAACATGTAAGCAAtatttttatgtttcatatgtatATATTAAGTGCCATAAATATTACTATAGTAAATGTGTGTGTAATCATTTTTTGTGCAAACAAATGTAGGAGGGCAGCAATGAGAAGAGAAAACTGCGCAAATGATGTAGCCAAACTTTTGGCTTTCTTTACAGAATGCAAGAAACAGAATCCACAATTTTTTTGTGATTTCCAGCTAGACAATGATGGGAAAATAGTGAGTATTTTTTGGTCACACGCAAGTATGGAGGGGGAATATGCAGATTATGGTGATGATGTGACATTTGATACAACACACAAGACAAATATATATGATAAACCACTGGGCATGTTTGTTGGAGCTAACAGCCATCTGCAGTGTACAGTGTTTGGATTTGTTTTGTTGGGAGATGAAATAGTACAGACTTTTGAATGGGCTTTCAATTCATTCAAAACATGTATGGGATGCGAGGGTCCGAGAGTTATGCTTACAGGTATGTGGTATGTCAATTTGTTATGCAAAACAGTGAATTAATTTATTGTGAAAGTAAATTAATAGTTTGTGAGCAattgcagatcaagatcctgcaatgccaaTTGCTCTAAGAACTGTATTTCCAAAAACATTTCACAGACTGTGTTTATGGCATGTCCAGAACAGATTTATGCCATTCCTAAATGAGATATATGCAAGGTTTGCTGTTAAGGATTTTAAAACAACATTCTAGTCTATTATACATCATCCATTAACTCCTCGTGAGTTTGAATGTGCCTGGGAAATGATGCTAGAGGAGTTCAATCTTCATGAAGATATGACTCTACGCAAATTATATGAAATAAGAAAAGAATGGATACCTGCATTTTTTTAAAACGACTTCTGTGGGGTAATGGTATCTACACAACGAAGTGAGAGCATGAACAGATTAGTGAAGCAATCACATGTAGATGCAAACACCCCACTGCATGAGTTCGCTAAACAAATGATGAAAATGTTGCACAACAGGAAAATGAAAGAATCAAAGGAGGCATTGGTGAGCAAGGTATGTCGTGCTTGTTATCAATAACGTATGGCATACATTTTATGTAAATAATTTGTTTAATTATTATAATAATGTCTTATAGGGACCAAGGACAACAGATACATTGTATAGGTTCGAAGTGAGAGTCTCTAGAGCATACGCCAGAGCTGTTATGAATAGATTTGAGGAATCAATGAAATACGCCACTGCATACAAAATATTAAAGGACGCAGACAGTTGTGATAAAGATTGGATCGTACAACATACaaaaaggtctaataaaattgtgtggggacaacatcaattcaagataacagcggacatagaagctggggagtatacatgcgagtgcaaacagtggGAACATACAGGTTTGTACATATTATGTTGATTAAAAGAATAAATTTGCATACTAAAGAATTTGTTGATTGTAGTACAAATTAATGTATATCGTTAAAAAATAATGGTTGGTTTTCATGTTTTCAGGTCTATTGTGTGTTCATCTTTTAAGAGCCTTCATGCATCTTCAAGTTGAAAAGATACCTTCAAAGTATATATTGCAATGGTACACTGTCTCATCAAGAAAAGATGTATCGTTTGAAAGAATTGATAAGAGCTTCAGGAGAAAGGATGGAGTTACTAAATCATACAGACAGAAAATGTTGTTAACGAAAACAATGAAAGTAGTTCGCCAGACGTGTATGTCAAAAGCAGGGTACGACAAGGCGATGGATGTGTTGGATGAGCTCGATGGCGTTCTATGCCGATTAGAGCCAGATATTGGATATAATGAGTcatgtgatgttagtgatgatgaggaagacaaggTAATAATATTCCAGTTGTTTAAGTGTTATACTATTTGTAACATATATTATGCATAGTAACATGTTATTTGTACCAGGAAGGAGAATTGAACAAAAATAATGCTGGCGATGGGATGGAAGATGACAATACAATTACATGCCATAAAATGGTAtgtaaaagataaatatataagc is a genomic window of Zea mays cultivar B73 chromosome 5, Zm-B73-REFERENCE-NAM-5.0, whole genome shotgun sequence containing:
- the LOC103626334 gene encoding protein FAR1-RELATED SEQUENCE 1, which codes for MVSTQRSESMNRLVKQSHVDANTPLHEFAKQMMKMLHNRKMKESKEALVSKGPRTTDTLYRFEVRVSRAYARAVMNRFEESMKYATAYKILKDADSCDKDWIVQHTKRSNKIVWGQHQFKITADIEAGEYTCECKQWEHTGLLCVHLLRAFMHLQVEKIPSKYILQWYTVSSRKDVSFERIDKSFRRKDGVTKSYRQKMLLTKTMKVVRQTCMSKAGYDKAMDVLDELDGVLCRLEPDIGYNESCDVSDDEEDKEGELNKNNAGDGMEDDNTITCHKMDEHNTMTGCEHALTLITAGNQEDNMRIPPEVGDTSSPCHVAQEQMEHIDASSEAKKRLNFNVDVINLSMPDRARPKGRTIKNSEDRIMRLGAKGEKKKNRRCQLCGIADGHNSRTCLSVEENRARLAKLAHRKRGRPAGSRLNNKTTAPQWNETSTAKKHRIDEEEENEEADEHMELGE